A segment of the Geoglobus ahangari genome:
CGCCGATAATGTACGACAGAGCCCACCCAACCCTCAGGAAGTACCTCGAGCGCTTCCCAGCGAGGCAGTACATAATAAAGGGGGACAAGAGGGACTTCTTCCTCAGGTTTGCCGCGTGCTTCGGTCAGTTCCTCATGGCCTCCCAGGCGACGATAACCTACAGGCATCTGCCGCTCAAGATGTACGAGCTCACGCGCTACTCCTTCAGGAAGGAGCAGAGGGGAGAGCTTGTCGGGCTTAGGAGGCTTAGGGCTTTCACGATGCCTGACATGCACACCATAGTGAGGGACATCGAGGAGGCGAAGGAGGAGTTCTACAACCAGTACAAGCTGTCGGTGGAGGTGCTGAAGGAGATAGGGCTTGAGCCCGAGGACTACGAGGTGGCGATAAGGATAACCAGGGACTTCTACGAGGAGAACAGGGAGTTCATTCACTCCATAGCTGAGGTTCTCAACAAGCCCATACTGATCGAGATGTGGGACAGACGCTTCTTCTACTTCGTCCTGAAGTTCGAGTTCAACTTCGTCGATGCCCTCGACAAAGCCTCCGCCCTCTCCACGGTTCAGATAGATGTGGAAAACGCAGAGAGGTACGGCATCACGTACGTCGACTCTGACGGCAAAGAGAAGCATCCGCTCATCCTCCACTGCTCTGCGAGCGGTGCGATCGAGAGGGTCATGTATGCGTTGCTTGAGAAGGAGCACATGAGGGCGGAGAGGGGAGAGCTGCCAATGCTGCCGGTCTGGCTCTCGCCCACTCAGGTCAGAATCATCCCCATAGCCGAGAGGCACCTCGAGAAGGCGATGGAGGTGGCTGAGGTTCTCAGAGCCAACAGGGTGAGGGCGGACGTGGACGATAGGGAGGAGACGACTGGAAAGAAGGTGAGGGACGCGGCAACGCAGTGGATCCCCTACATAGTCGTCATAGGTGACAGGGAGCTGGAAAGCGGAAAGCTCAGCGTTACAGTCAGGAAGGGCTCGACCAAGGAGAAGCAGAGGAAGGTGGAGATGACCGTGGACGAGCTGATAGAGGAGATCAGGAAAGAGTGTGAGGGCAAACCCTACAAACCACTGCCGATGCCCGTGCTGCTGTCGAGAAGACCGTCCATGAGGTGATATGATGGAGAAGAACGACTTGAAAACTTTCCTACCACTTCTCATGGGTGTAATCGCCGGGATAGTCTCCTACATCATTACAGGAGACATGAGGAGCAGGGACCCGTTCGGAATACTCGTCCTCGTCATGATGATCTACCTCCACAAGTTCATCCTGCCGAAATTTGGGCTGACCATAGAGACTAAGGACTGGCTGGGAATAAGCTTCCTGACCCTCGCGACGTGGTACATCTCCTGGACGCTCCTTCTGAACTCTTAGGGCGGAACCCTTATATTTCGCCTTTTTCTCCGGTGAGAGGATGTCCCTCAGAATCGCTGTTGTTGACAGGGAGCGCTGCCAGCCGAAGAAGTGCAGCCAGGAGTGCCTGAAGTACTGCCCGAAGGTCAGGACTGGAGATGAGACGATAGTAATTGAGGAGAAAGCCATCATCAGCGAGGAGCTCTGTGTTGGCTGCGGCATCTGTGTCAAGAAGTGCCCGTTCAATGCCATAACGATAGTCGGCCTGCCCGAGCAGCTTGAGGGGCAGGAGGTTCACAGGTACGGTAAGAACGGCTTCGTGCTCTACAACCTCCCGATACCGAGGAAGGGTCACGTTGTGGGCCTTCTCGGGCCTAACGGGACTGGGAAGAGCACGGCCGTCAAGATCCTCTCCGGACAGCTCAAACCAAACCTCGGAAAGGAGGATGCGAGCTGGGACGAGATTCTCGACAGGTTTCAGGGAACCGAGCTGTTCGACTACATGAAAGCTATAGCGGACGGGAACATCAGGGTTAGCGTGAAGCCCCAGTACATCGAGGCGATTCCGAAGGTCTACAGGGGAAAGGTCAGGGAGCTGCTGGAGAGGGTGGATGAGAGGAACGCCCTAGACGAGTACGTGGAGAAGCTCAACTTAAGGAATGCCATCAACAGAGACATCAAGGATCTTAGCGGAGGAGAGCTGCAGAGGGTTGCCATACTCGCATGCCTTCTTAGAGATGCGGACTTCTACTTCCTCGACGAGATCACGTCCTACCTCGACATCTACCAGAGGATAGAGGCTGCCAAGGTAATCAGAGAGGTTGCGGAGAGGAGCCCGATACTAATAGTCGAGCACGACCTCGCGATCCTCGACATGCTCGCCGACTACGTGCACATAAGCTACGGTGAGCCTGCAGTTTACGGTGTGATAACCAACGCCAAGGGCGTGAGAGTTGGCATAAACCAGTACCTGAGGGGCTACCTTGCTGAGGAGAACATAAGGATAAGGGAGAAGGAGATAGAGTTCGAAATTTTCCAGCCGACTGAGAGCGAGATAGAGGACGTGCTCGTCGAGTATCCGGCGTTCAGAAAGACCTTCGAGGGCTTTATCCTTGAAGCGGACAGCGGGGACATAAAGAGAGGGGAGGTTATAGGGGTTCTCGGCCCAAATGCTACGGGCAAGAGCACGTTCGTCAAGGTTCTCGCAGGAGTGCTGGAGGATGATGAGAAGAAGGTCGACCTCGACATAAAGGTCTCCTACAAGCCCCAGTATGTTAAGGCAGACATAAGCATGCCCGTCGGCATGTTCCTGAGGAGCATAAACCCGATGGTGGAGTCTTCATATTATAAGACCGAGTTCATAAAGCCACTGCAGCTTGAGAAGCTCATGGAGAAGAATCTGGACGAGCTTAGCGGAGGAGAGCTGCAGAGGGTTGCAATTCTCGCGTGTCTTCTGAGGGACGCGGATCTTTACCTTCTCGACGAGCCCTCAGCCCACCTCGACGTTGAGCAGCGAACGGAGGTGGCGAGGATAATCAAGAGGTTCGCGATGAACAACTCCAAGTCTGTGCTCGTGGTGGACCACGACATCTACCTCGTGGACATGCTGTCCGACAGGGTTATGGTCTTTGAGGGGGAGCCGGGAAAGAGAGGAAGGGCGAGGAGGCCGATGAACCTCAGGGACGGAATGAACCTCTTCCTGAAGAATCTGGACATAACCTTCAGGAGGGATGAGGAGACCAAGAGGCCGAGGGTGAACAAGCCCGGCTCAAGGCTCGACAGAGAACAGAAGGCTGCAGGAGAGTACTATTACTATGTGAGAGAGTGATAAAAAAGATCAGGCCTCGGCCTCAACCTTCTCTTCAGCCTTTGCGAGAGCCCTCTCCTCCACAATCTCCTTCGGCTCTCTGAGAACCTCTATCTTCCTGATCTCTACCCTCCTGAGCGGGTAGATCTTCTTAGCGCTCCTGTAGATCTCGGCAGGTATCTTGCCCAGTATTGCCTCCTGCAGGAACTGGACGAAGTTGCTCTTCTTGGCATTCTCCTTCACTATCTCGTTCATGACCTTTCTTATCGCCCTCTTCTGGGAGCTCTGGCACCTCTTTACAGTGAAGGCCACGCTCTTGACTCTAAGCACGTAGCCGTCTGCGGTCTGCACGTCCACAATGTCCTCGATCTTGCTCGTCCTCCTCCTCGTGAGGCTGTTCAGGTAATCTCTGGTGAGCTCGAACCTGTGGAACTTCGTGTAGGCGTTCTCCCCAGCAACCCTGAAGACCTTGAACACCAGCTTCTTGTAGGGGTTCTGGTTGGAGTAGTCGTTGGTGAGCTCGGCGAGCGTCACCTCCACGGTTCTCCCAACAACCTTGCTCTCGTCGTCTGCGGGAGTGTACCCTACCTCCGCCATGCCGAAGTACTCAGGAGCGATGAGTGTGAACCACTTCTTCATCGTCCACTTGTCCTTAACCCTTGTCTGCCTCTTTCTCCTCGCCATTTTAACACCCCTTACCTTCCCGAAACCAGACTCTATTAATAAACTTTTTGTGGAATTTGGTAATGGGTTGTCAGGCTGGTCTCAGTCCGAGCTACGCATCATCGTGAGTTCTCCCCACCGCTTCTGCAGTGAATTGGAGGTTTTTGACGGTGCTTTTTTGATCATTTCCCTGCCGTTTGGTGTAAGTATGTTGTCAAGGGTTTTGATTTTAAGGTTCACAAAGTCTTTCACAGAATTTTAAAAAATTTTTATCAAAAGCCTGTGTTACCTTAAAGGATTTAGTAAACTATTGTGTTGTTTGTGTTGTTGGTTAGTTGAACATGGAAACATTTTTATTTGATTGCATGTCCACGGTAATTAATACTGCATGAGGGTGAACTCGTATGCGAATTCGGCCACGTGGGAATAGGGTTCTTACCGTAAAATCGCGGTGGACATGGTTGCTTATTACAGTTCTTTTGCTTGGACTTGCAAACACTTCGAGCGCTGCTGGAGAACTTGCAAACTCGCCCTGGCCAATGTTTCATCACGATTTGAACCACACTGGGAGGAGTCCGTATAACGCAACGGGTGAGCCCGATCTGAAGTGGGTGTTCTCTCCACCATATGGTGTGAGATCAGCACCGATAATAGATTCCAGCGGAACAATATATGTCGGGTATGTGAAGCTCTATGCAGTCTATCCAAACGGAACACAAAAGTGGAGTTTTCCTGTTTACGGTGGCGCTTCAGCATTATTTGAACGGAGTGCTGCCGCAATAGCCTCTGATGGCACGATCTACATAGGCTCTGATAACAGTATTAATTTCAGGAAACTCTTTGCCCTGTATCCGAACGGAACAGAGAAATGGAACTTCTCGGCGGGAGAGGCTGTCTTGTCAGCCCCGGCCATAGGTGATGATGGAACTGTATACTTCGGATCAGACGACAACAAGTTCTATGCTCTGTACCCAAATGGGACGGAAAAATGGAGTTACGCAACGGTAAACGATTTCCGCTCCTCTCCTGCTGTGGATAGCAATGGCGTTGTTTATGTCGGTTCAGACGATAGATACGTCTATGCGTTCTATCCAAACGGCACGTTGAAGTGGAGATTTCTGACCGGCGATGGTGTGAAATCCTCCCCTGCTATAGCCGGAGACACTGTATATGTGGGGTCTGCGAATGGATCGTATGCAACGTTGTACGCGATATATGCTGCTAACGGCTCTCTCAAATGGAGCTACACTGACGTAAATGATGATTGCACGATTGAAACAACCCCTGCGGTGGGCGAGGACGGGACTGTCTACATCGGATTCCCATGCTCTGACATGTTCAGGGCTTTCTATCCAAACGGCACGTTGAAGTGGGAAAAGAATCTCGGAAGCGGTATTTACTCTTCTCCGGTCATCGATGCAAGTGGCTACATATACGTCGGAGCAGGGGATAATATATACTCCCTTTACCCGAATGGTACGGTCAGATGGACCAAGAACCTTGGAATCGGGAACAGGGTGTACGAGCTCGCGATAGGAAGTGATGGCACAATCTACGCCATCTACAATAACAAACTCTACGCTCTTGCAGACATGACTCCGCCGAGGGTGAGCATACAGTCTCCACAGAATACGGTGTATCCGACTTCAATCGTTCAGATAAACGTTTCAGCAAGAGATCCAAGCGGAGTTAGCACGGTAATAGCTCAGGTTGATGGAGCGACCAACATAACGTTAACTTACCAAAATGGCCACTACATTGGTTCGACTCCAGCTCTAAGTGATGGGCAGCACTACATAAGGATTTACGCAAATGACAGCTATGGAAACCTGAACTCAACACAGGTGGTTTACTTTAACATCTCAATTCCAAAGCTCGCGAACTCACCTTGGCCCATGTTCCACCA
Coding sequences within it:
- a CDS encoding threonine--tRNA ligase; the protein is MKILLLHSDYIEYEVKKKTKFAEPFDGKGERVNEALVVFVSVEKGDSEDTALKAVEEIRDVAGKVNAERIVLYPYAHLSSNLADPETAVKLLKFMEKELSSDFEVHRSPFGWYKAFKISCKGHPLSELSREIKGEDIEVTQALKDEEKAKSYWYILTPEKELVEVEKFDFSKYPNLKKFVDYEISKRRAVDRIPPHVELMKRLEIADYEEASDSGHMRYYPNGRLVKSLLETFVTERCIEYGAMEVETPIMYDRAHPTLRKYLERFPARQYIIKGDKRDFFLRFAACFGQFLMASQATITYRHLPLKMYELTRYSFRKEQRGELVGLRRLRAFTMPDMHTIVRDIEEAKEEFYNQYKLSVEVLKEIGLEPEDYEVAIRITRDFYEENREFIHSIAEVLNKPILIEMWDRRFFYFVLKFEFNFVDALDKASALSTVQIDVENAERYGITYVDSDGKEKHPLILHCSASGAIERVMYALLEKEHMRAERGELPMLPVWLSPTQVRIIPIAERHLEKAMEVAEVLRANRVRADVDDREETTGKKVRDAATQWIPYIVVIGDRELESGKLSVTVRKGSTKEKQRKVEMTVDELIEEIRKECEGKPYKPLPMPVLLSRRPSMR
- a CDS encoding 30S ribosomal protein S3ae, producing MARRKRQTRVKDKWTMKKWFTLIAPEYFGMAEVGYTPADDESKVVGRTVEVTLAELTNDYSNQNPYKKLVFKVFRVAGENAYTKFHRFELTRDYLNSLTRRRTSKIEDIVDVQTADGYVLRVKSVAFTVKRCQSSQKRAIRKVMNEIVKENAKKSNFVQFLQEAILGKIPAEIYRSAKKIYPLRRVEIRKIEVLREPKEIVEERALAKAEEKVEAEA
- a CDS encoding ribosome biogenesis/translation initiation ATPase RLI translates to MSLRIAVVDRERCQPKKCSQECLKYCPKVRTGDETIVIEEKAIISEELCVGCGICVKKCPFNAITIVGLPEQLEGQEVHRYGKNGFVLYNLPIPRKGHVVGLLGPNGTGKSTAVKILSGQLKPNLGKEDASWDEILDRFQGTELFDYMKAIADGNIRVSVKPQYIEAIPKVYRGKVRELLERVDERNALDEYVEKLNLRNAINRDIKDLSGGELQRVAILACLLRDADFYFLDEITSYLDIYQRIEAAKVIREVAERSPILIVEHDLAILDMLADYVHISYGEPAVYGVITNAKGVRVGINQYLRGYLAEENIRIREKEIEFEIFQPTESEIEDVLVEYPAFRKTFEGFILEADSGDIKRGEVIGVLGPNATGKSTFVKVLAGVLEDDEKKVDLDIKVSYKPQYVKADISMPVGMFLRSINPMVESSYYKTEFIKPLQLEKLMEKNLDELSGGELQRVAILACLLRDADLYLLDEPSAHLDVEQRTEVARIIKRFAMNNSKSVLVVDHDIYLVDMLSDRVMVFEGEPGKRGRARRPMNLRDGMNLFLKNLDITFRRDEETKRPRVNKPGSRLDREQKAAGEYYYYVRE
- a CDS encoding EMC6-like membrane protein, with the protein product MMEKNDLKTFLPLLMGVIAGIVSYIITGDMRSRDPFGILVLVMMIYLHKFILPKFGLTIETKDWLGISFLTLATWYISWTLLLNS